One segment of Gemmatimonadaceae bacterium DNA contains the following:
- a CDS encoding Rnf-Nqr domain containing protein: protein MSNLAWIFLSTVLVNNFTLAMFLGLCPFFGVTSKVGNAWRLGAANMFVLLITAVSVWFLNAFVLAHTPFLRTIAFIVVIASSVQIVEMIIKKFLPVLFRELGIFLPLITTNCAILGLGLFQTSRGYGLAEGLAFALGAGFGLTLALTLMASIRERIEVADVPAMARGMGLVLVVASCLSMAFMGFAGMGTS, encoded by the coding sequence ATGAGCAATCTCGCCTGGATTTTTCTCTCCACGGTCCTCGTCAACAACTTCACGCTGGCGATGTTCCTCGGACTGTGTCCGTTCTTCGGCGTCACCTCCAAGGTCGGCAACGCCTGGCGGCTGGGCGCCGCGAACATGTTCGTGCTGCTGATCACCGCGGTGAGCGTCTGGTTCCTGAACGCGTTCGTTCTCGCGCACACGCCCTTTCTGCGCACGATCGCCTTCATCGTCGTCATCGCGTCGTCGGTGCAGATCGTGGAGATGATCATCAAGAAGTTCCTGCCCGTTCTCTTCCGCGAGCTCGGCATCTTCCTGCCGCTTATCACCACCAACTGCGCCATCCTGGGACTCGGCCTCTTTCAGACGAGCCGGGGCTACGGCCTGGCGGAAGGTCTCGCCTTCGCGCTCGGCGCCGGCTTCGGCCTCACGCTGGCGCTGACGCTGATGGCGTCCATCCGCGAGCGGATCGAGGTGGCCGACGTGCCGGCGATGGCGCGCGGGATGGGACTCGTGCTCGTCGTGGCGTCGTGCCTGTCCATGGCCTTCATGGGGTTCGCCGGGATGGGAACCAGCTGA
- the nuoE gene encoding NADH-quinone oxidoreductase subunit NuoE, producing the protein MTHAPPLAMAPGGHAPEPHVPVFTGEARRQLDELLTRYPTKMAALLPALWIVQDSRGWVSDGSMAEVAELLDLTPAYVKGVVTFYYMYHQHPVGKYFIQVCTTSPCAIRGAEDVVKSLLKHTRCGELGTTSPDGKFTVIEVECLGACGFATPIMVNSEFIESVTPDGVPDLLARFE; encoded by the coding sequence GTGACGCACGCTCCCCCGCTCGCGATGGCTCCCGGCGGACACGCTCCGGAACCGCACGTTCCGGTCTTCACCGGCGAGGCGCGCCGGCAGCTCGACGAGCTGCTCACACGTTACCCGACGAAGATGGCGGCGCTCCTGCCCGCGCTCTGGATCGTGCAGGATTCGCGCGGCTGGGTCAGCGACGGATCCATGGCGGAAGTCGCCGAGCTGCTGGACCTGACGCCCGCGTACGTGAAGGGCGTGGTGACGTTCTACTACATGTATCATCAGCACCCGGTGGGGAAGTACTTCATCCAGGTGTGCACGACGTCGCCGTGCGCCATTCGCGGCGCCGAGGACGTGGTCAAGTCGCTGCTCAAGCACACCAGGTGCGGCGAGCTGGGCACGACCTCGCCCGACGGAAAGTTCACGGTGATCGAGGTCGAGTGCCTCGGCGCGTGCGGCTTCGCGACGCCGATCATGGTGAATTCGGAATTCATCGAATCCGTCACTCCTGACGGGGTGCCTGACTTACTGGCCAGGTTCGAATGA
- a CDS encoding NADH-quinone oxidoreductase subunit C, protein MTAPFGVVTPGSAAPGASAPATPRNLPHTGGEANPSAEALRAKFGAAIERVDVVWGETTVYVQRARLLDIVRWLHDDPSQQYDYLSDVTAVEHRDLDQPLEVVWHLRSLPFRRFLRLKVRILKGEKLEVDSVWPVYKGADWLEREAYDMFGVNFRGHPDMRRILMWESFKEGYPLRKDFPLRGRFSRSEQLRQALDQDPEARYSMEELSVADAFEDLPPDMRERLASGEKVGE, encoded by the coding sequence GTGACGGCGCCTTTCGGAGTCGTCACGCCGGGCAGCGCGGCGCCCGGCGCGAGCGCACCGGCTACGCCGAGGAACCTGCCGCATACCGGTGGCGAGGCCAATCCGTCGGCGGAAGCGCTGCGCGCGAAGTTCGGCGCCGCGATCGAGCGCGTGGACGTGGTGTGGGGGGAGACGACGGTGTACGTGCAGCGCGCTCGGCTGCTCGACATCGTGCGCTGGCTGCACGACGATCCCTCGCAGCAGTACGACTACCTGTCCGACGTCACCGCAGTGGAGCACCGCGACCTCGACCAGCCGCTGGAAGTCGTCTGGCATCTGCGCTCGCTGCCGTTCCGCCGCTTCCTCCGCCTGAAGGTGAGAATCCTGAAGGGTGAGAAGCTCGAGGTGGACAGCGTGTGGCCCGTGTACAAGGGCGCCGACTGGCTCGAGCGCGAAGCCTACGACATGTTCGGCGTCAACTTCCGCGGCCACCCGGACATGCGCCGCATCCTCATGTGGGAGTCCTTCAAGGAGGGCTACCCGCTGCGGAAGGATTTCCCGCTCCGCGGCCGGTTCAGCCGCTCCGAGCAGCTGCGGCAGGCGCTCGACCAGGATCCGGAAGCGCGCTACTCCATGGAAGAGCTGTCCGTGGCGGACGCGTTCGAGGACCTGCCGCCGGACATGCGCGAGCGTCTCGCCTCGGGCGAGAAGGTCGGCGAATGA
- the nuoB gene encoding NADH-quinone oxidoreductase subunit NuoB, which translates to MGLSRHPSLADTQTLAARTTADRQIVSYDPKSQEGWVTTRLDFLVNWGRANSLWPMPFGTACCAIEFMATAASHYDLARFGMERMSFSPRQADVLICAGRVPFKLAPIIRRIWQQMPQPKWCISMGACASTGGMFDNYAVVQGIDTIIPVDVYVPGCPPRPEGLLHGIRMLQEKVKNERAADKRTRDEMEPDPNSKLYIPPDMIDELSEPFGNSIHQTRSAP; encoded by the coding sequence GTGGGATTGAGCAGGCATCCGTCCCTGGCCGACACACAGACGCTGGCCGCCAGAACCACGGCGGACCGCCAGATCGTCTCCTACGACCCCAAATCGCAGGAAGGCTGGGTCACCACGCGGCTCGACTTCCTGGTGAACTGGGGACGCGCCAACTCCCTCTGGCCGATGCCGTTTGGCACCGCCTGCTGCGCGATCGAGTTCATGGCGACCGCCGCGAGCCACTACGATCTCGCGCGCTTCGGCATGGAGCGCATGAGCTTCTCGCCGCGCCAGGCGGACGTGCTAATCTGCGCCGGCCGCGTGCCGTTCAAGCTCGCGCCGATCATCCGCCGGATCTGGCAGCAGATGCCGCAGCCAAAGTGGTGCATCTCCATGGGCGCGTGCGCCTCTACCGGCGGGATGTTCGACAACTACGCCGTGGTGCAGGGGATCGACACGATCATTCCCGTCGACGTCTATGTCCCGGGCTGCCCGCCGCGGCCCGAAGGGCTGCTGCACGGAATCCGAATGCTCCAGGAGAAGGTCAAGAACGAGCGCGCCGCCGACAAGCGCACGCGGGATGAGATGGAGCCCGATCCCAACAGCAAGCTGTACATCCCGCCGGACATGATCGACGAGCTGTCCGAGCCGTTCGGCAACTCCATCCACCAGACCCGCTCCGCTCCGTGA
- the rsxE gene encoding electron transport complex subunit RsxE produces the protein MTAPTTTVSTAAFVPGAPPPAPLWSDVARGIARENPVFVQMLGLCPAMAVSNMLTNGLAMGIATTFVLTASSFMISMLRKYIATEVRIAAYILTIATFVTVADLVLAATFPVTSEALGPFVPLIVVNCLILGRAEAFASKVRPVRALADAVGMGAGFTLALSTISAIRELLGSGSLFGVNVLGPAFEPWVVMVMPAGGFLTLGVVLLLMGWYGTLKAQRVKAAAA, from the coding sequence ATGACCGCCCCGACGACGACCGTCTCGACGGCAGCGTTCGTTCCCGGCGCGCCGCCGCCCGCGCCGCTGTGGTCGGACGTGGCGCGCGGCATCGCGCGCGAGAATCCGGTGTTCGTGCAGATGCTCGGCCTGTGCCCGGCGATGGCCGTCAGCAACATGCTCACCAACGGTCTTGCCATGGGGATCGCCACGACGTTCGTGCTTACGGCGTCGAGCTTCATGATCTCGATGCTGCGTAAGTACATCGCGACCGAGGTGCGGATAGCGGCGTACATCCTCACCATCGCGACGTTCGTGACGGTGGCCGACCTCGTTCTCGCGGCGACCTTTCCGGTGACCTCCGAGGCACTGGGACCGTTCGTTCCGCTGATCGTCGTCAACTGCCTGATCCTCGGGCGGGCGGAAGCGTTCGCCAGCAAGGTGCGGCCCGTCCGCGCGCTGGCCGACGCGGTCGGCATGGGCGCCGGCTTCACGCTCGCGCTTTCGACCATCAGCGCCATCCGCGAGCTGCTGGGCAGCGGATCGCTCTTCGGCGTCAACGTGCTCGGTCCGGCGTTCGAGCCTTGGGTGGTGATGGTGATGCCGGCGGGCGGATTCCTTACCCTCGGTGTCGTGCTGCTGCTGATGGGGTGGTACGGCACGTTGAAGGCCCAGCGCGTGAAGGCGGCTGCCGCATGA
- the nuoD gene encoding NADH dehydrogenase (quinone) subunit D: MSPRRTVEYELSTTGVDAQGRPRRVPLVTEGGTAVAVEPELTLEPELEGEHMLINLGPQHPATHGVLRLVLELDGETVVRCIPHIGYLHCGFEKIGEYRQYNQIIPWTDREDYLNSPGNNVAFALGAERLFGIEITERCKVLRVIACELSRIMSHLVWLGTTCIDIGAFTPFLWSFQERENIYKLLEDWIGARLTTSLTRVGGMGADIPSGWTQGLNNFIRTFPKTIDEVDRLLTRHAIWVGRTVGLGVMSPEEAVNYGLSGPMLRASGVAYDVRRDFPYLDYETYDFDVPVSTHGDVYDRYLVRMEEMRQSVRILQQALARLPDGPINVDDPRVILPPKNKAMNEMESMIHHFKLVMEGPRPPIGEAYVAVESPKGEKGYYMVSDGTSKPVRWRIRPPSFVNLSAIPKMVEGHLLSDVIAINASIDIVMGEIDR, translated from the coding sequence ATGAGCCCGCGGCGGACCGTCGAGTACGAGCTTTCCACCACCGGCGTGGACGCGCAGGGCCGCCCGCGCCGCGTGCCGCTGGTCACGGAAGGCGGGACCGCCGTGGCGGTCGAGCCTGAGCTCACGCTGGAGCCGGAGCTCGAAGGCGAGCACATGCTTATCAACCTCGGACCGCAACACCCCGCCACGCACGGCGTGTTGCGCCTGGTGCTCGAGCTGGACGGTGAGACGGTCGTCCGCTGCATCCCGCACATCGGCTACCTGCACTGCGGCTTCGAGAAGATCGGCGAATACCGGCAGTACAACCAGATAATCCCGTGGACCGACCGGGAGGACTACCTCAACTCGCCGGGCAACAACGTCGCGTTCGCGCTTGGCGCCGAGCGCCTGTTCGGGATCGAGATCACCGAGCGGTGCAAGGTCCTCCGCGTCATCGCCTGCGAGCTGTCGCGGATCATGTCGCACCTCGTCTGGCTTGGCACCACCTGCATCGACATCGGCGCGTTCACGCCCTTCCTGTGGAGCTTCCAGGAGCGGGAGAACATCTACAAGCTGCTGGAGGACTGGATCGGCGCGCGGCTCACGACTTCGCTCACGCGCGTGGGCGGCATGGGCGCCGACATCCCATCGGGCTGGACGCAGGGACTCAACAACTTCATCCGCACCTTCCCGAAGACGATCGACGAAGTGGACCGGCTGCTCACGCGGCACGCGATCTGGGTGGGACGCACCGTCGGGCTCGGCGTGATGTCGCCGGAAGAAGCGGTGAACTACGGCCTGTCCGGCCCGATGCTGCGCGCCTCCGGCGTGGCGTACGACGTCCGCCGCGATTTCCCGTACCTCGATTACGAGACGTACGACTTCGACGTGCCGGTCTCAACGCATGGCGACGTGTACGACCGCTACCTCGTTCGCATGGAGGAGATGCGGCAGTCGGTGCGCATTCTCCAGCAGGCGCTCGCCCGCCTTCCGGACGGCCCGATCAACGTGGACGATCCGCGCGTGATCCTGCCGCCCAAGAACAAGGCGATGAACGAGATGGAATCCATGATCCATCACTTCAAGCTGGTGATGGAGGGCCCGCGCCCGCCGATCGGGGAAGCGTACGTCGCGGTCGAGAGCCCCAAGGGCGAGAAGGGATACTACATGGTCTCCGACGGCACGTCGAAGCCGGTGCGCTGGCGGATCCGGCCGCCGTCGTTCGTGAACCTTTCCGCCATCCCGAAGATGGTCGAAGGGCATCTGCTCTCCGACGTGATCGCGATCAATGCGAGCATCGACATCGTCATGGGAGAGATCGACCGGTGA
- a CDS encoding FAD:protein FMN transferase produces MARDPILRRHPDRREFLTIGVGVFVALSLPASLRRYTPLVRRRIPLMGTIAEIQVADRDERFAARAIDAAVSELRWVESTMTRFRSDSDIGRANLGAGRDGVRVTAQSGAVIATALRVASASDGRFDPAIGAVSELWDVLNRHEPPAPDRVQRLAARDMWRKVDVAADAGSDGALVRFNDPDLRLDLGAIAKGYAIDRAAGALRSRGVRHAIITVGGDLYALGRSPEGEPWTVGIRSPHDRDELVSTLHVSDRAVATSGDYERFFSWRGHRYHHLIDPLTAAPRSTPFHSATVLADRCMDADAAATAIFGLPRDAALAIARRLDTTADVIPLT; encoded by the coding sequence ATGGCGCGTGACCCGATCCTCCGCCGGCACCCCGACCGGCGCGAATTCCTGACCATCGGCGTAGGCGTGTTCGTAGCGCTCTCGCTGCCGGCGTCGCTGCGCCGGTACACACCGCTGGTGCGGCGCAGGATCCCGTTGATGGGAACAATCGCCGAGATACAGGTGGCGGACCGTGACGAGCGCTTCGCCGCGCGCGCGATCGACGCGGCTGTCTCCGAGCTGCGGTGGGTGGAGAGCACGATGACCCGCTTCCGGAGCGATTCGGACATCGGTCGGGCCAATCTCGGCGCCGGCCGTGATGGCGTGCGCGTCACCGCCCAGTCCGGCGCGGTGATCGCGACCGCGCTGCGCGTTGCGTCGGCGAGCGACGGCCGGTTCGATCCCGCCATCGGAGCCGTGTCGGAGCTGTGGGACGTTCTCAACAGGCACGAGCCCCCCGCGCCCGACCGCGTTCAGCGGCTCGCGGCGCGCGACATGTGGCGGAAGGTGGACGTGGCGGCGGACGCGGGCTCCGATGGAGCGCTGGTTCGCTTCAATGATCCCGATCTCCGGCTCGATCTCGGAGCGATCGCCAAGGGCTACGCCATCGACCGCGCCGCCGGCGCGCTGCGCAGCCGCGGCGTGCGCCACGCGATAATCACGGTCGGCGGCGACCTGTACGCGCTTGGCCGGTCGCCGGAAGGGGAGCCGTGGACCGTCGGCATCCGCTCGCCGCACGACCGGGACGAGCTCGTCTCGACCCTGCACGTGAGCGACCGCGCCGTTGCCACCTCGGGCGATTACGAGCGCTTCTTCAGCTGGCGCGGCCACCGGTACCACCACTTGATCGATCCGCTGACGGCCGCGCCGCGAAGCACGCCGTTTCACAGCGCGACGGTGCTCGCCGACCGGTGCATGGACGCGGACGCCGCGGCCACGGCGATATTCGGGCTGCCCCGGGACGCCGCGCTCGCGATCGCGCGAAGGCTCGACACTACCGCCGACGTGATTCCATTGACCTGA
- a CDS encoding RnfABCDGE type electron transport complex subunit D, giving the protein MSTDKLVVTASPHVRSADSTPRIMWHVVGSLVPVILAAAWFFGVSALLQVATAVLVSLVTERATGKGGAIADGSATITGILLGLSLPAGFPLWMTALGAAFAIVFGKQVWGGLGQNAFNPALVGRAFLQGAFPVAITTWPSAGGGFFTLRGDLFALPFARPQPYAETSATPLGLFKFEGEGTSLGNLVIGNTGGSLGETAALVILAGGIYLAWRGYLNWRIPVSVIATVAAVSAVVRLLDASAPDPWFMVFSGGLMLGAVYMATDIVTAPITNAGRWVFGAGIGILVVVIRLWGGLAEGVMYAILFMNALTPFINRATQPRVFGTRLRTAT; this is encoded by the coding sequence GTGAGCACCGACAAGCTCGTCGTCACCGCCTCGCCGCACGTGCGGTCGGCCGATTCCACGCCGCGCATCATGTGGCACGTGGTGGGGAGCCTCGTCCCGGTGATCCTCGCCGCAGCGTGGTTCTTCGGGGTGAGCGCGCTGCTCCAGGTCGCTACCGCGGTCCTGGTCTCGCTGGTGACGGAGCGCGCGACGGGGAAGGGTGGAGCGATCGCCGACGGATCGGCCACCATCACCGGGATCCTGCTCGGGCTTTCGCTGCCCGCCGGTTTTCCGCTGTGGATGACGGCGCTCGGCGCCGCGTTCGCCATCGTGTTCGGCAAGCAGGTTTGGGGCGGCCTCGGACAGAACGCGTTCAACCCGGCGCTCGTCGGCCGCGCGTTCCTGCAGGGCGCATTCCCGGTGGCGATAACCACCTGGCCGTCGGCCGGCGGAGGATTCTTCACTCTCCGCGGCGACTTGTTTGCGCTCCCGTTCGCCCGTCCGCAGCCGTACGCGGAGACATCCGCGACTCCCCTCGGACTGTTCAAGTTCGAGGGCGAAGGGACGTCGCTCGGCAATCTCGTCATCGGCAATACCGGCGGCTCGCTCGGCGAGACCGCGGCGCTGGTAATTCTCGCGGGCGGCATCTACCTCGCTTGGCGCGGCTACCTCAACTGGCGGATTCCGGTCAGCGTCATAGCCACGGTCGCCGCGGTCAGCGCGGTCGTGCGCCTGCTCGACGCGAGCGCGCCGGATCCGTGGTTCATGGTCTTCTCCGGCGGGCTGATGCTCGGCGCCGTGTATATGGCGACCGACATCGTCACCGCGCCCATCACGAATGCCGGCAGATGGGTCTTCGGCGCGGGCATCGGAATCCTCGTGGTCGTTATCCGGCTATGGGGCGGGCTCGCAGAAGGCGTGATGTACGCGATTCTCTTCATGAACGCCCTCACGCCGTTCATCAACAGGGCAACACAGCCGCGCGTGTTCGGGACGCGGCTTCGCACCGCTACATGA
- the dcd gene encoding dCTP deaminase, with amino-acid sequence MSIMNDRWITRMATEHGMIDPYEGRQVREGVISYGVSSYGYDMRVASEFRIFTNVLSSVVDPKQFDSNSFVEFEGDVCIVPPNSFALARSVEYFRIPRDVLTVTVGKSTYARCGIITNVTPLEPEWEGHVTLEISNTTPLPAKIYANEGIAQVLFFRGDEPPEVSYKDKKGKYQSQTGVTLPRL; translated from the coding sequence ATGTCGATAATGAACGATCGCTGGATCACGCGCATGGCCACCGAGCACGGCATGATCGATCCGTACGAGGGACGGCAGGTGCGGGAGGGCGTGATCTCCTACGGAGTCAGCTCATACGGTTACGACATGCGGGTGGCCAGCGAGTTCAGGATCTTCACCAACGTGCTCAGCTCGGTGGTGGACCCCAAGCAGTTCGATTCCAACTCGTTCGTGGAGTTCGAGGGGGATGTTTGCATCGTGCCGCCCAACTCGTTCGCCCTGGCGCGGTCGGTGGAGTACTTCAGGATTCCACGGGACGTGCTGACGGTGACGGTGGGCAAGTCCACCTACGCCCGGTGCGGAATTATTACAAACGTCACGCCGCTCGAGCCGGAGTGGGAGGGGCACGTGACGCTGGAGATCTCGAACACCACTCCCCTGCCGGCGAAGATCTACGCGAACGAGGGGATCGCGCAGGTGCTGTTCTTCCGCGGCGACGAGCCGCCCGAGGTGAGCTACAAGGACAAGAAAGGCAAGTACCAGTCGCAGACGGGGGTAACGCTCCCGAGGCTGTAG
- a CDS encoding NADH-quinone oxidoreductase subunit A, with product MVKAYIPVLLLMGFAALNAVLMLGMSALMLRSRPTADKQIPYESGITPLGDARERFSVKFYMVAMLFIIFDIEIVFMIPWGAHYKQLSCSEPLVNGSCAAANVSFFGLGEMLVFMAILLVGYIYVWKKGALQWD from the coding sequence ATGGTTAAAGCCTACATACCGGTTCTGCTGTTGATGGGCTTCGCCGCGCTGAACGCGGTGTTGATGCTCGGCATGTCCGCGCTCATGCTGCGCAGCCGGCCCACGGCGGACAAGCAGATCCCGTACGAATCCGGCATCACGCCGCTCGGCGACGCGCGTGAACGATTCTCGGTGAAGTTCTACATGGTCGCGATGCTGTTCATCATCTTCGACATCGAGATCGTGTTCATGATCCCGTGGGGCGCGCACTACAAGCAGCTCTCCTGCTCCGAGCCACTGGTGAACGGGAGCTGCGCCGCGGCGAACGTCTCCTTCTTCGGGCTGGGTGAGATGCTCGTCTTCATGGCGATCCTGCTCGTGGGCTACATCTACGTATGGAAGAAGGGAGCGCTGCAGTGGGATTGA
- the nuoF gene encoding NADH-quinone oxidoreductase subunit NuoF — MGFPHKSHERETPVLSEHFGNVGARSLDGWKKLGGYKALEKALGMQPAEIVEVVKASRLRGRGGAGYPTGLKWSFMKPGDGKPHYLCCNADESEPGTFKDREIMRWTPHALVEACAIGAYAIGAETAYIYIRGEFTEPLAEMNRAVKEAYDAGIVGKNAMGTGKRVDMHVHKGAGAYICGEETALMNSLEGRRGNPRIKPPFPAVSGLFGMPTTINNVETLVAVNHILLRGADWYKGMSLSNPKSTGTKLFSVCGNIARPGNYEVQMGFPFKEFLYDVCGGPLEGRQFKAVIPGGVSVPIQNMEEAEATLMDYEGFVERGSMLGSGGVIVIDDAQNMVKVIARIARFFAHESCAQCTQCREGTAWATRILERIADGHGATEDLDTLLDISENMTGKTICVLSDSCATPIVSGIKKFREEFEVLIKQRRFHPVAAVVA, encoded by the coding sequence ATGGGTTTCCCTCATAAATCGCATGAGCGCGAGACGCCCGTTCTGTCGGAGCACTTCGGCAACGTCGGGGCGCGTTCGCTCGACGGCTGGAAGAAGCTGGGCGGGTACAAGGCGTTGGAGAAGGCGCTGGGCATGCAGCCCGCCGAGATCGTCGAGGTCGTGAAAGCTTCCAGACTGCGCGGCCGCGGCGGCGCGGGATATCCCACGGGCTTGAAGTGGTCGTTCATGAAGCCGGGCGACGGCAAGCCGCACTACCTGTGCTGCAACGCCGACGAGTCGGAGCCCGGGACGTTCAAGGACCGCGAGATCATGCGCTGGACGCCGCACGCGCTCGTCGAGGCCTGCGCCATCGGCGCGTACGCGATCGGTGCGGAGACGGCGTACATCTACATCCGCGGCGAATTCACGGAGCCGCTAGCCGAGATGAACCGCGCGGTGAAGGAAGCGTACGACGCCGGCATCGTCGGGAAGAACGCGATGGGCACGGGCAAGCGCGTGGACATGCACGTGCACAAAGGCGCGGGCGCGTATATCTGCGGCGAAGAGACCGCGCTGATGAACTCGCTCGAGGGCCGGCGCGGCAATCCCCGGATCAAGCCGCCGTTCCCGGCGGTGTCGGGATTGTTCGGGATGCCCACGACGATCAACAACGTCGAGACGCTGGTCGCGGTGAACCACATCCTCCTGCGCGGCGCCGATTGGTACAAGGGGATGTCGCTGTCCAACCCGAAGAGCACGGGCACCAAGCTGTTCTCGGTGTGCGGCAACATCGCGCGTCCCGGTAATTACGAAGTCCAGATGGGATTCCCGTTCAAGGAATTCCTGTACGACGTGTGCGGCGGCCCGCTCGAGGGGCGGCAGTTCAAGGCGGTCATTCCCGGCGGCGTGTCCGTGCCGATTCAGAACATGGAGGAAGCCGAAGCGACGCTCATGGACTACGAGGGCTTCGTCGAGCGCGGCTCGATGCTCGGCTCCGGCGGAGTGATCGTGATCGACGACGCGCAGAACATGGTCAAGGTGATCGCGCGCATCGCCCGCTTCTTCGCGCACGAGAGCTGCGCGCAGTGCACGCAGTGCCGGGAGGGAACGGCGTGGGCCACCCGTATCCTCGAGCGGATCGCCGACGGCCACGGCGCGACCGAGGATCTCGACACGCTGCTCGACATCTCCGAGAACATGACGGGGAAGACGATCTGCGTGCTGAGCGATTCGTGCGCCACGCCCATCGTGTCGGGCATCAAGAAGTTCCGGGAGGAGTTCGAGGTGCTGATCAAGCAGCGGCGGTTCCATCCGGTCGCGGCGGTGGTGGCCTGA
- a CDS encoding FMN-binding protein, giving the protein MNGQGAISVPAAAPPGSSTPAWRLLGTLTLAGAFAGALIALVYQMTLPSIERYAGAKISGAVREVLGAPARLDTLYLVGDKLTRTSPGAGARNVSRAFVGFDEKGARTGVAVEAAEPGFADLVLLMVGFNPDTRAITGFVVLGQKETPGLGDKIKRDSSFVSQFHGKVAPLRGAKSETADASTVRTITGATISSRAVIQIINNAVALWQPRVAAFDAGEGQ; this is encoded by the coding sequence GTGAACGGCCAGGGCGCGATCTCGGTGCCGGCCGCCGCTCCTCCGGGGTCGTCGACTCCCGCGTGGCGGCTACTCGGAACGCTGACGCTCGCCGGAGCTTTTGCCGGCGCGCTCATCGCGCTCGTGTATCAGATGACGCTGCCCTCGATCGAGCGGTACGCCGGCGCCAAGATCTCGGGCGCGGTGCGCGAAGTGCTGGGCGCGCCCGCCAGGCTGGATACGCTGTATCTCGTCGGAGACAAGCTCACCAGAACGTCTCCCGGCGCCGGGGCTCGCAACGTCTCGCGGGCGTTCGTCGGCTTCGACGAGAAGGGAGCTCGCACCGGCGTCGCGGTCGAAGCCGCCGAGCCCGGGTTCGCCGACCTGGTGCTGCTGATGGTCGGCTTCAACCCCGATACGCGCGCCATCACCGGCTTCGTCGTGCTGGGCCAAAAGGAAACTCCGGGGCTCGGCGACAAGATCAAGCGCGACAGCTCTTTCGTGAGTCAGTTCCACGGCAAGGTCGCTCCGCTCAGGGGCGCGAAGAGCGAGACCGCCGACGCCAGCACGGTGCGGACGATCACCGGCGCGACGATCTCCTCGCGCGCGGTCATCCAGATCATCAACAACGCCGTGGCGCTCTGGCAGCCGCGGGTCGCCGCGTTCGACGCGGGGGAAGGCCAATGA